One region of Etheostoma spectabile isolate EspeVRDwgs_2016 chromosome 21, UIUC_Espe_1.0, whole genome shotgun sequence genomic DNA includes:
- the LOC116671136 gene encoding uncharacterized protein LOC116671136: protein MSCLGLYLTLLYAAGFLLNSASSHEGVSLKCNKTVTFVAGETETLNCTVTYSKIENPKNCKCESCFWNDRNHSVPCSCGGLIQYGLDYATYYVLINISNVRENGNYSVIMRTDCGRATSSPIKVIMLGNVGRPDGITGPHDDETRPAILCGLFVIVIVSGILYFLFRTKRARQIMNSIKNKNKTEDYSDMDAAPESQGPLIA from the exons ATGTCCTGTCTGGGGTTGTATCTGACTCTGCTCTATGCTGCCGGTTTTCTACTAAACAGTGCCTCATCACATGAAG gAGTGTCACTGAAGTGCaacaaaacagtgacatttGTAGCTGGAGAAACGGAGACACTGAACTGCACTGTAACATATTCCAAAATAGAAAACCCAAAGAACTGTAAATGTGAAAGTTGTTTCTGGAACGACAGAAATCACAGCGTACCGTGTAGCTGTGGCGGCTTGATCCAATACGGTTTGGATTATGCGACTTACTATGTGTTGATCAACATCTCAAATGTCAgggaaaatggaaattacagcgTTATCATGAGAACGGACTGCGGTAGGGCTACATCATCTCCGATAAAAGTTATCATGCTCGGCAATGTTGGGCGCCCGGACGGTATTACCGGCCCCCATGATG ATGAAACCAGGCCTGCCATACTTTGTGGCCTTTTCGTCATCGTCATCGTTTCGGGCATTCTGTATTTCCTGTTTAGAACGAAAAGAGCCAGACAAATAATGAATAGTatcaagaataaaaataaaactgaagacTACAGCGACATGGACGCTGCACCAGAGAGTCAAGGTCCACTGATCGCCTAA